The Syntrophobacterales bacterium genome includes a window with the following:
- a CDS encoding EexN family lipoprotein, translated as MKKLLLIVAVAMLLPACGSKTAEYYEKHPEEMRAKIEACGRMSQAEKMADRECAAVNNVISKRFFKSTIKENPLQGPGNGPGIKQF; from the coding sequence ATGAAAAAATTATTACTTATTGTCGCCGTTGCTATGTTACTCCCGGCCTGCGGATCAAAAACCGCTGAATACTATGAAAAACACCCCGAAGAGATGAGAGCGAAGATAGAAGCATGCGGCAGGATGTCTCAAGCGGAAAAAATGGCTGACAGAGAGTGTGCGGCGGTTAACAATGTTATTTCCAAACGCTTCTTCAAAAGTACCATAAAAGAAAATCCTTTGCAGGGACCGGGTAACGGACCGGGAATAAAACAATTTTAG
- the trbB gene encoding P-type conjugative transfer ATPase TrbB codes for MNNVRDLHTDTHDHRLLEMLSTALGPHVNKLLADPSVVELMLNPDGRLWEDRLGAGRSDTGATMSPADAQRVIELAASSTGSICNAAYPMVSTELPGSGSRFQGMLPPVTSTPVFTIRKKALMVFTLNDYIRDGIITESQKEKIIEAVQQKKNILIVGGTGSGKTTLANAVLHEVSKTQDRCIIIEDTLELQCTAPDTVFLRSRDHVSMNDLLKATMRLRPDRIIVGEVRGPEALTLLKAWNTGHPGGVATVHANSAKGGLTRLEQLIRRQYQHRSRPLSPRR; via the coding sequence ATGAACAATGTACGGGATCTCCACACAGATACTCACGACCACAGACTGCTTGAGATGCTAAGTACGGCCCTTGGACCTCACGTGAATAAACTTCTTGCCGATCCCTCGGTAGTAGAGTTGATGCTTAATCCCGATGGCCGTCTATGGGAAGACCGCCTGGGAGCCGGCAGATCAGATACCGGAGCCACCATGTCCCCCGCGGACGCCCAGCGTGTCATTGAGCTCGCCGCCAGTTCCACCGGATCAATATGCAATGCCGCGTACCCCATGGTATCAACGGAACTTCCGGGCAGCGGAAGCCGCTTTCAGGGGATGCTGCCCCCTGTCACTTCCACTCCCGTCTTTACCATACGCAAAAAGGCGCTCATGGTCTTTACGCTCAACGATTACATCAGAGACGGCATTATAACCGAGTCTCAAAAAGAAAAAATCATCGAAGCGGTCCAGCAAAAAAAGAATATCCTTATCGTAGGCGGGACGGGTTCCGGCAAGACCACCCTCGCCAACGCGGTACTCCATGAAGTCTCGAAAACCCAGGATCGCTGCATAATCATTGAAGATACCCTGGAACTCCAATGCACCGCGCCGGATACTGTATTCCTGCGCTCCCGGGATCATGTCTCCATGAATGATCTCTTAAAGGCCACCATGAGGCTCCGGCCGGATAGAATTATCGTCGGAGAAGTGAGAGGCCCGGAGGCCCTGACCTTACTCAAAGCATGGAACACGGGCCACCCCGGAGGCGTTGCCACAGTTCATGCCAATAGCGCAAAAGGGGGACTTACCCGCCTTGAGCAGCTAATTAGGAGGCAATACCAACACCGCAGCAGGCCCTTATCGCCGAGGCGGTGA
- the trbJ gene encoding P-type conjugative transfer protein TrbJ produces MIRWKYLKYLFIGIVLLLSMLLYSPCQAILGVGDIVFDPSVYVQAIQSYLKQLETASNTATQIENQMRALENQARNLQHMSPSAASLSLSRIQANMSALATVRDSMRGISMDYARLQNAYDSVYKNFASYNNNTPAKEYANQAQKLLDQSSNSAYDAMRAQGLTAQIGDDEANLRSLIQASQSASGAVSAAQVGNQLSGMTVQQLMRLQEIVAASNRAQTSYFAAEAQKQAMSETNLKRQLDFGPPRKSPLAGPGKGPGIQQY; encoded by the coding sequence ATGATTCGTTGGAAGTACCTAAAGTACCTTTTTATCGGTATTGTTTTACTGCTGTCCATGCTCCTGTATTCTCCCTGCCAAGCCATACTCGGAGTCGGAGATATAGTCTTTGATCCGTCCGTCTACGTGCAGGCGATCCAGAGCTATCTCAAGCAGCTTGAGACAGCGTCCAACACAGCCACACAGATTGAGAATCAGATGCGAGCCTTGGAGAACCAGGCGAGAAATCTCCAGCACATGAGTCCCTCTGCCGCGTCCCTTTCCCTGTCCCGGATACAGGCCAATATGTCGGCCCTTGCCACGGTAAGGGACAGCATGCGCGGTATCTCCATGGACTACGCCCGGCTCCAAAACGCCTATGACAGCGTATATAAGAACTTTGCGAGCTACAATAACAACACTCCCGCCAAAGAATATGCAAATCAGGCTCAAAAGCTCTTAGACCAAAGCAGCAACAGCGCCTACGATGCCATGAGAGCGCAGGGACTGACCGCACAGATAGGAGATGATGAAGCCAACCTTAGAAGCCTGATACAAGCATCCCAATCAGCATCAGGCGCTGTTTCTGCCGCCCAGGTAGGAAATCAATTATCAGGTATGACCGTGCAACAGCTTATGCGCCTTCAGGAAATAGTCGCCGCGAGCAATAGGGCGCAAACATCGTACTTTGCAGCGGAAGCGCAGAAGCAGGCAATGTCGGAGACAAATTTGAAAAGGCAGCTTGACTTCGGCCCCCCGAGAAAAAGTCCGCTTGCAGGACCGGGTAAGGGGCCGGGAATACAACAATATTAG
- a CDS encoding EexN family lipoprotein gives MKKLLLLVAIAMLFPGCGSKKDAKYYEKHRVELREKLLECRKRMSKAEKMADRECTAAEEAASNQFLPIILENPLDKYIIKDPLQEPGKGSHIK, from the coding sequence ATGAAAAAATTATTACTTCTTGTTGCCATTGCTATGTTATTTCCGGGTTGTGGGTCAAAAAAGGATGCAAAGTATTATGAAAAACACCGCGTAGAACTGAGAGAGAAACTTCTAGAGTGCAGAAAACGAATGTCCAAAGCCGAGAAAATGGCTGACAGAGAGTGCACGGCAGCCGAAGAGGCGGCTTCCAATCAATTTCTTCCAATAATTCTAGAGAATCCGCTTGATAAGTATATTATAAAAGACCCTTTACAAGAACCGGGTAAGGGTTCCCACATCAAATAA
- a CDS encoding single-stranded DNA-binding protein: MKSVNRIQITGYVREPKIIDAAHGKMATFSIGTKRYDGKNEAGESIFHEDWFNCQVFGKMAENLKVKKGDFVFLSGDMRTNRKRWDCLLQRPRREDRDYSQKSRRFGAGNRREVMNQISVKLSDSEHKILQRLKGDRSISDYIRKSHRLFTPQQRLE; encoded by the coding sequence GTGAAATCGGTCAACCGGATCCAAATTACAGGCTATGTAAGGGAACCAAAAATCATCGATGCGGCGCATGGCAAGATGGCAACTTTCAGCATCGGCACAAAGCGGTACGATGGAAAAAACGAAGCAGGCGAAAGTATTTTTCATGAGGACTGGTTTAACTGTCAGGTTTTTGGTAAGATGGCTGAAAATCTCAAGGTTAAGAAAGGCGACTTTGTATTTTTATCCGGCGATATGCGAACCAACAGAAAAAGATGGGACTGTCTATTACAACGTCCACGTCGAGAAGATAGAGATTATTCTCAAAAAAGCAGGAGATTCGGAGCAGGAAACCGGAGAGAAGTAATGAACCAAATATCGGTTAAGTTGAGCGATAGCGAGCACAAAATATTGCAACGCCTCAAGGGAGACAGGAGCATTTCGGACTATATCCGGAAATCCCATCGCCTATTCACACCACAACAACGACTTGAATGA
- a CDS encoding EexN family lipoprotein: MKKLLLLVAIAMLLPACGAKTKEYYEKHPKEMKAKLEKCERMTIMEILSDEECVAAIDAK; this comes from the coding sequence ATGAAAAAACTATTGCTTCTTGTTGCCATCGCTATGTTACTTCCGGCCTGCGGGGCAAAGACCAAAGAGTACTACGAGAAACACCCTAAAGAGATGAAGGCGAAGCTGGAAAAGTGTGAACGAATGACCATAATGGAGATCCTTTCTGACGAAGAGTGTGTCGCCGCCATTGATGCCAAATAG
- the trbG gene encoding P-type conjugative transfer protein TrbG — MKAIKDTYKAIRNIFGGDSPFRDAYRAYLVAVLGAGLIALCLLPYASVIPSARAGDGPVQTTTPTPPDEDPMTPKEESDSLKAAKSIEAAEREGVENASEAVQISAKSIFFYRQTGIYQIYCHEGHLTDIQLQPGEEVVFVGGGDTTRWMVDRAQSGSGDTKQWHIYVKPLKSNISTNFIITTDRRSYQIRARAGQSYNPIIGWTYPLDEKAAFLRQEAVKKEKEEEQVSGLITPEKINFSYKIEEKSGLFGGSYSWTPRMVFDDGMKTYIQMSPTMSSGEAPALFVSDGKNLMLVNYRVKRNYYIVDRLFAQAELINGKERVIIKKIEKD; from the coding sequence ATGAAAGCCATCAAAGACACATATAAGGCAATTAGGAACATTTTTGGAGGTGATTCTCCATTCAGAGACGCCTACAGGGCGTATCTCGTGGCCGTACTCGGCGCCGGGCTTATCGCCCTTTGCCTGTTACCTTACGCAAGCGTCATCCCTTCCGCCAGAGCGGGAGACGGCCCTGTACAGACAACAACACCAACGCCCCCGGATGAAGACCCCATGACCCCCAAGGAAGAAAGCGACTCTCTCAAGGCAGCTAAATCCATAGAGGCAGCCGAGCGGGAGGGCGTGGAGAACGCTTCTGAAGCCGTGCAGATCAGTGCCAAATCCATCTTCTTCTACCGACAGACCGGCATATATCAGATCTACTGTCACGAGGGGCACTTAACCGATATACAGCTCCAACCGGGAGAGGAAGTGGTCTTTGTAGGGGGCGGAGATACTACCCGCTGGATGGTGGACCGGGCGCAGTCGGGAAGCGGAGATACAAAGCAGTGGCACATATATGTAAAACCTTTGAAGTCAAACATCTCTACCAACTTCATAATCACGACGGACAGAAGATCCTACCAGATCAGGGCCCGCGCCGGGCAATCCTACAATCCGATCATAGGATGGACCTATCCGCTTGATGAGAAGGCGGCTTTCCTGCGGCAGGAGGCCGTGAAGAAGGAAAAGGAAGAAGAGCAGGTATCTGGCCTTATCACCCCGGAGAAGATAAATTTTAGTTACAAAATAGAGGAAAAAAGCGGTCTTTTCGGAGGTTCCTATTCCTGGACGCCAAGAATGGTCTTTGACGACGGAATGAAAACTTATATCCAGATGTCCCCTACAATGTCATCAGGCGAGGCCCCCGCTCTCTTTGTAAGCGACGGGAAGAACCTGATGCTCGTTAACTACAGGGTCAAGAGGAACTACTACATAGTAGACCGCCTCTTTGCCCAGGCGGAATTGATAAACGGCAAAGAAAGAGTAATTATCAAGAAAATCGAAAAAGACTAA
- a CDS encoding EexN family lipoprotein, whose product MKKLLLLVAIAMLFPACGSKTVEYYEQHPEEMKAKIEQCKRLSSAEKMIDRECSAAIDAYSATNLKRQFDFGPPRRPLDGPGKGPGIQQY is encoded by the coding sequence ATGAAAAAACTATTACTTCTTGTTGCCATTGCTATGTTATTTCCGGCCTGCGGGTCAAAAACCGTTGAATATTACGAACAACATCCAGAAGAAATGAAGGCAAAAATCGAACAATGCAAGCGTCTGTCCAGTGCCGAGAAAATGATTGACAGGGAATGTAGTGCCGCTATTGATGCATATTCTGCCACCAATCTGAAAAGACAGTTTGATTTCGGCCCCCCGAGAAGACCGCTTGACGGACCGGGCAAAGGACCGGGAATACAACAATATTAG
- a CDS encoding type IV secretion system DNA-binding domain-containing protein produces MIKKTNSYKGFETWFNGIRMALKMHLYVFLAFFVIHIITALTVTYFLQGKRYAVLGRYLLDSVKAGHMPDTYILRSYFDYLSVNFIYVLTFTAVVYCGCPFVIAMFKRKSKRQLETKHLRGARLVSAQEFARQIGPGDLPFGSFRLPKQEEIKHCLTVGRPGAGKTVFLSQVTERLIEREAKAVVYDFNGGYVERFYDPRRDIIFNPLDRRSVEWNLFSDIKTKRDINVAATSLIPPVYTGDTFRNDAAREVFSGILHYLWRNNFKTNSDIWKGVAAPAKKIHEWLRITPEGQAGYRYIEDAGSRQTLSSVFAAMTQYAHAFQYMSHGDSAFSVTDWLSNDRPGFIFVTNQSDDTLKPILSLFVDFLGKKLLSLPDDLKRRVFFLLDEFGTLQRLSSIQELLIASGSKGGSCWIGIQDIRQLNNLYTPDAADTIVNACCSSVIFAVSDPKTAKYLVDKIGDEEIIETEETFNMGVSNYRDGVSLTQREKRQRLILDSELMNLPDLHAYVKIPNNPSITLSKFEIRDYPAKEPSFIIKDEYILEEVVQKQEELIKQPVLP; encoded by the coding sequence ATGATAAAAAAAACGAACTCATATAAAGGGTTTGAGACATGGTTCAACGGCATTCGCATGGCGCTCAAGATGCACCTGTATGTCTTCCTCGCATTCTTTGTCATTCACATCATCACCGCTTTGACTGTAACCTACTTTCTTCAGGGAAAGAGGTATGCGGTTCTCGGACGGTACCTGCTTGATTCAGTGAAAGCGGGCCATATGCCAGATACATATATCCTGCGGTCATATTTCGACTATCTCTCCGTGAACTTTATCTATGTTTTAACTTTCACCGCGGTAGTTTATTGCGGCTGTCCTTTTGTGATTGCCATGTTTAAAAGAAAATCAAAGAGGCAGCTTGAGACGAAGCACCTTCGCGGTGCGAGGCTTGTGAGCGCCCAGGAGTTCGCCCGGCAGATCGGACCGGGGGATCTGCCTTTCGGTTCATTCAGATTGCCCAAACAGGAAGAGATAAAACACTGCCTGACGGTAGGGAGACCGGGCGCGGGAAAGACGGTCTTTCTCTCTCAGGTGACGGAGAGACTCATTGAACGAGAAGCCAAAGCAGTGGTTTATGATTTTAATGGAGGTTATGTTGAAAGATTCTATGATCCCCGAAGGGATATTATTTTCAATCCTTTAGACCGAAGATCTGTCGAATGGAACCTCTTTTCCGACATTAAGACCAAGCGCGACATTAACGTCGCGGCTACCTCATTGATACCTCCTGTTTATACGGGCGACACATTCCGGAACGACGCAGCGAGAGAGGTCTTTTCCGGCATACTGCACTATCTCTGGAGGAATAATTTCAAGACCAATTCAGACATATGGAAGGGAGTTGCCGCGCCGGCTAAAAAAATACATGAGTGGTTAAGAATAACCCCGGAAGGCCAGGCGGGGTATCGCTACATTGAAGATGCGGGTTCCAGGCAGACACTCTCCTCGGTCTTTGCTGCCATGACGCAGTACGCCCATGCCTTCCAATATATGTCCCATGGAGACAGCGCCTTTTCTGTGACCGACTGGCTCTCAAATGACAGACCGGGGTTCATCTTTGTGACAAATCAGTCAGACGACACATTGAAGCCTATCCTTTCTCTCTTTGTTGACTTTCTCGGGAAGAAACTTCTTTCTCTTCCCGATGATCTCAAAAGGAGAGTATTTTTTCTACTCGATGAGTTCGGGACGCTGCAGCGGCTATCAAGTATCCAGGAACTTCTTATCGCCTCCGGGAGCAAAGGAGGTTCCTGCTGGATAGGGATACAGGATATAAGGCAGTTGAATAATCTCTATACCCCGGACGCGGCCGACACGATTGTAAATGCCTGTTGTTCATCCGTCATATTTGCGGTATCCGATCCCAAAACGGCGAAATATTTGGTGGACAAAATCGGGGATGAAGAAATCATAGAAACGGAAGAAACCTTTAACATGGGAGTATCTAACTATCGGGACGGCGTGTCTCTCACGCAACGGGAAAAAAGGCAGCGCTTAATCCTTGATTCTGAACTTATGAACCTTCCAGACCTTCACGCCTACGTGAAGATACCGAACAACCCATCCATCACTTTGAGCAAATTCGAGATAAGAGATTATCCGGCGAAAGAACCCTCATTTATAATCAAAGACGAATATATTCTGGAGGAAGTAGTCCAAAAGCAGGAGGAACTAATAAAGCAGCCGGTTTTACCATGA
- the trbL gene encoding P-type conjugative transfer protein TrbL: MTPDVGILTIILKSFGLAFINGIGFIHGDAKWLLGTLIVIDLVLAVVLNLSDGDHMKTLIQKTLKYGFFIWIVMDYKMLINTVSNTFSAIGLKAGGGSLSSALLTDPSALADQGIILTAPIFDHIKNIGVMDMMKNLSDIAFTGLVGLLIVFLFFIISIQIFITYLEFYVVSTLALILLPFGVNRRTAFLGEKAIGAVLSFGIKLMVLAFIAAVSIPLVQTWTLPVDPTLQQDLCLLLGSLAITFLAWHAPTVATSLLSGSPSLTAGTAASAAASAGSAAATLGGAAAGVAKQGYNAVKAAAGGISQTAGAAKEGKMRGEGRMGGVAGLAAGYISKGINTVTESLKSSYNTGRRAVADPDGFIKSSGGAGKSPPSRSGSSSAGWGSFSGTSGMDYAAMKTRMNHADNKVPPSATKGSAKPDPKGDKS; encoded by the coding sequence ATGACACCCGATGTTGGAATACTTACTATTATCCTGAAAAGCTTCGGTCTCGCCTTTATCAACGGCATCGGTTTCATCCACGGCGACGCCAAGTGGCTTCTCGGTACACTCATAGTTATAGACCTTGTGCTCGCCGTTGTTCTCAATCTCAGCGACGGCGACCATATGAAAACCCTTATTCAGAAGACTCTGAAATATGGCTTCTTTATATGGATCGTCATGGATTATAAGATGCTAATAAATACTGTCTCGAACACTTTTTCGGCAATAGGTCTCAAAGCCGGAGGGGGATCGCTTAGTAGCGCCCTACTGACAGACCCGTCTGCTCTGGCTGATCAAGGCATCATACTCACGGCTCCCATCTTTGATCACATCAAAAATATAGGCGTGATGGACATGATGAAAAATCTCTCGGACATAGCTTTCACCGGTCTTGTCGGCTTACTCATCGTCTTTTTATTCTTCATCATCAGCATACAAATATTCATCACCTACCTTGAATTCTATGTTGTATCCACGCTGGCCCTTATCCTTCTCCCTTTTGGAGTCAACAGGCGTACCGCCTTTCTCGGGGAGAAGGCCATCGGTGCGGTTCTTTCTTTCGGAATTAAGCTCATGGTCCTTGCGTTTATCGCCGCTGTTTCCATTCCTCTCGTCCAGACATGGACCTTACCTGTAGATCCGACCCTGCAACAAGACCTCTGTCTTCTCCTCGGCTCTCTCGCAATTACCTTCCTCGCCTGGCACGCGCCTACCGTGGCAACGAGCCTTCTCTCCGGGAGTCCCTCGCTTACCGCCGGGACTGCCGCAAGCGCGGCAGCCTCCGCAGGTTCGGCAGCAGCCACACTTGGTGGAGCTGCTGCCGGCGTGGCAAAGCAAGGTTATAACGCAGTCAAGGCGGCCGCCGGGGGAATAAGTCAGACCGCCGGCGCCGCCAAGGAAGGAAAAATGAGAGGGGAAGGAAGAATGGGAGGAGTAGCCGGCCTCGCCGCGGGTTATATATCAAAGGGAATCAACACGGTTACAGAGTCTTTAAAATCATCCTACAATACCGGCAGGCGGGCCGTTGCCGACCCTGACGGATTTATAAAGAGTTCAGGCGGGGCAGGGAAAAGCCCGCCATCACGAAGCGGCTCATCCAGCGCAGGATGGGGCAGTTTTTCCGGTACCAGCGGTATGGACTATGCGGCCATGAAAACCCGCATGAATCACGCAGATAACAAAGTTCCCCCTTCTGCCACAAAAGGAAGCGCAAAACCAGACCCGAAAGGAGATAAATCATGA
- a CDS encoding VirB3 family type IV secretion system protein, whose product MEGYEIPLHRALTEQILMGGVPRSVAILNGTIGAAFGIALHSFYVIPFCLFVHIAAVVMTKRDPQFFDCFRRHIKQKSYYGT is encoded by the coding sequence ATGGAGGGATACGAGATACCGCTTCACAGGGCGTTAACCGAACAAATCCTCATGGGGGGAGTACCCCGGTCGGTTGCCATTCTTAACGGCACCATCGGCGCCGCCTTTGGTATAGCCCTCCACTCCTTCTATGTGATCCCCTTCTGTCTCTTCGTCCACATCGCGGCAGTCGTTATGACCAAGCGCGACCCCCAGTTCTTTGACTGTTTCCGCCGCCACATCAAACAAAAATCATACTACGGAACTTGA
- a CDS encoding TrbC/VirB2 family protein: MKRYSVLLIMAAILLLPVLAHAASSGLPWESPLQRILDSITGPVAKIAGVLAIALTGLGLAFGEGGGLMKKALGIVFGLSIAFSASTFGLAFFGFTGGCFMR; the protein is encoded by the coding sequence ATGAAGCGCTATTCGGTTTTGTTGATCATGGCGGCAATCCTTTTGCTGCCCGTCCTCGCCCATGCCGCAAGTTCCGGTCTGCCGTGGGAAAGTCCTCTTCAGAGGATCCTTGATTCCATAACGGGACCTGTCGCTAAGATCGCCGGTGTCCTCGCCATCGCCCTGACGGGCCTTGGCCTTGCCTTTGGAGAAGGCGGCGGCCTCATGAAAAAGGCCCTGGGCATAGTCTTCGGTCTCTCAATAGCCTTCTCCGCAAGCACCTTCGGTCTCGCCTTCTTCGGCTTCACCGGCGGCTGCTTTATGAGGTAG
- a CDS encoding conjugal transfer protein TrbE has protein sequence MLNLREYQKKSDKLSDFLPWAAFVAPGVVLNKDGSFQKSYAFRGPDLDSATPAELVSITARLNNAIKRLSGGWAIYTEAQRMRSQEYPESGFPDPVTLLIEEERRVFFSLGNHYESLYYLTLLYLPPPERHQKVEKAFIERGKGHEKEQETYQAHLKAFITETDRIYSLLSEVLPEARPLTDSETLTYLHSCISPKRHPVIAPEIPMYIDALLADTPLISGFEPRLGDYHLRVISIMGFPGSTVPGLLDNLNRLNFGYRWVTRYLPMDKRDALSEIGKYRRQWFAKRKSVGVLIKETITQTESAMVDNDAMNKAADADAALQEVADDIVSYGYYTASIIVWDKDPILAQKKVRAVEKTITSLGFTVINETVNAVDAWFGSLPCIPRANVRRPLMSSMNLAHIFPLSAPWAGPEMNTHLNAPVLMHTETSGNTPFRLNLNIDDVGHTMIVGPTGSGKSVLLAILAAQFRRYKDAQIYFFDKDGSIKALTAGVGGDFYDLGADTSGGTLSFQPLAAIDNELEISWAAEWIYDFLRAENVEVNPDVKKAVWTALKSLSSSPPEQRTLTGFTLLLQDTKLRQALEPATIAGSFGRLFDSSHDTLSYGRWQVFEMAKLMETRAAVPPALSYLFHRLEQRFTGSPTILFLDECWLFLDNPIFAAKIREWLKVLRKANVAVVFATQSLQDVENSSISAVIKESCPTKIYLPNSNALDERMAAIYQGYGLNSREVQIIGTATPKRQYYYKSPEGSRLFDLALGPLALAYCGSSSPDDRKMVSEIQAAGEDFNNAWLRYKNLDSSFFETVQGEES, from the coding sequence ATGCTCAATCTCAGAGAATACCAGAAAAAATCTGACAAACTATCCGACTTCCTCCCCTGGGCGGCCTTCGTCGCTCCGGGGGTGGTGCTCAACAAGGACGGCTCCTTCCAGAAATCTTATGCTTTCCGGGGGCCGGACTTGGACAGCGCCACCCCTGCCGAGCTCGTCTCAATCACCGCCCGGCTCAATAATGCGATCAAGCGCCTCTCCGGCGGCTGGGCAATCTATACCGAGGCGCAAAGGATGCGCAGCCAGGAATACCCAGAGTCGGGGTTCCCTGACCCGGTGACTCTTCTGATTGAGGAAGAAAGGAGGGTATTTTTTTCTCTCGGCAACCACTACGAGAGTCTATATTATCTTACCCTGCTCTATCTTCCTCCCCCGGAGCGCCACCAGAAGGTAGAGAAAGCCTTCATCGAAAGAGGCAAGGGCCATGAAAAAGAGCAGGAGACATATCAGGCTCATCTGAAGGCGTTTATCACGGAAACGGACAGGATCTATTCCCTTCTCTCAGAGGTTCTTCCTGAGGCAAGGCCGCTTACCGACAGCGAGACGCTAACCTATCTCCACAGTTGCATCTCCCCCAAGAGACACCCGGTTATAGCCCCTGAAATACCCATGTATATCGACGCCTTACTTGCGGACACCCCCCTTATCTCCGGCTTTGAACCACGCCTTGGAGACTATCACCTTAGAGTTATCTCCATTATGGGCTTTCCTGGATCAACCGTGCCTGGCCTGCTGGATAATCTCAACAGACTCAACTTTGGGTACCGCTGGGTGACCCGGTACCTTCCCATGGATAAACGCGACGCTTTATCTGAGATTGGCAAATACCGCCGCCAATGGTTTGCCAAAAGAAAGAGTGTCGGAGTCCTTATCAAGGAAACCATCACCCAGACAGAAAGCGCCATGGTGGATAACGACGCCATGAATAAGGCGGCCGACGCCGACGCAGCTTTACAGGAGGTGGCCGACGACATTGTAAGTTATGGATACTACACCGCGTCGATTATCGTATGGGATAAAGATCCCATCTTAGCGCAAAAGAAAGTACGGGCCGTTGAGAAGACAATAACCAGTCTGGGTTTTACGGTGATCAACGAAACAGTGAACGCGGTCGACGCCTGGTTCGGCTCGCTCCCCTGCATCCCCCGAGCGAATGTAAGGCGGCCCCTCATGAGTTCCATGAACCTCGCGCACATATTCCCCTTATCGGCTCCGTGGGCAGGCCCTGAGATGAATACTCACTTAAATGCCCCGGTCCTCATGCACACGGAGACCTCAGGGAACACGCCCTTCCGCCTCAACCTTAACATCGACGACGTGGGCCATACCATGATAGTCGGACCGACAGGTTCCGGCAAGTCGGTGCTCCTTGCAATCCTCGCCGCGCAATTCAGGCGATATAAAGACGCCCAGATATACTTCTTTGACAAGGACGGCTCCATTAAGGCGCTCACGGCGGGAGTAGGAGGGGATTTTTACGACCTCGGCGCAGATACATCGGGGGGGACGCTCTCGTTTCAGCCCTTAGCCGCGATTGATAACGAGCTTGAGATCTCCTGGGCGGCCGAGTGGATATATGACTTCCTCCGGGCAGAAAATGTAGAAGTCAACCCCGACGTCAAAAAGGCCGTATGGACGGCCCTGAAGTCTCTCTCATCTTCCCCTCCTGAGCAGCGCACCCTGACCGGCTTTACTCTGCTTCTTCAAGACACTAAACTCCGGCAAGCCCTGGAACCCGCGACCATTGCCGGTTCCTTTGGCCGTCTCTTCGACTCAAGTCACGACACGCTCTCCTATGGCCGCTGGCAGGTCTTTGAGATGGCGAAGCTCATGGAGACACGAGCGGCAGTGCCGCCCGCCCTCTCCTATCTCTTCCATCGCCTTGAGCAGAGATTTACCGGATCGCCTACCATCCTCTTTCTTGATGAGTGCTGGCTCTTTTTGGACAATCCCATCTTTGCCGCGAAGATCCGGGAATGGCTCAAAGTCTTACGTAAGGCCAACGTGGCAGTGGTATTTGCGACCCAGTCGCTCCAGGATGTGGAGAATAGCTCCATATCGGCCGTGATCAAGGAATCCTGCCCCACCAAGATTTATCTCCCCAACTCCAACGCTCTTGATGAGCGGATGGCCGCCATTTACCAGGGTTATGGCCTCAATTCTCGGGAAGTGCAGATCATCGGCACGGCCACCCCTAAAAGGCAGTATTACTACAAGTCGCCCGAAGGATCCAGGCTCTTTGATCTTGCCCTTGGGCCTTTGGCTCTCGCTTACTGCGGATCAAGCTCCCCCGATGACCGAAAGATGGTGAGCGAGATCCAGGCAGCCGGGGAAGATTTTAATAACGCCTGGCTGAGATACAAGAATCTTGATTCATCATTCTTTGAGACTGTACAAGGAGAAGAATCATGA